Proteins from a genomic interval of Bos mutus isolate GX-2022 chromosome 15, NWIPB_WYAK_1.1, whole genome shotgun sequence:
- the LOC138990927 gene encoding endogenous retrovirus group K member 7 Pro protein-like, whose translation MQLGKQPPKMKDRTKDLGLVTCFFWVTEITKKRPMKSILVSGKSIEGLLDTGADVSCISGKDWPNSWPTHTTANNLVGIGRAPTVAQSAKILDWQFEDTRGTFQPYMIPSLPFSLWGRDVLSQMGMLLFSPDDKVTLQMLQMGYDPSKGLGKQQTGITEPICPAPLKFRAGLGYPNF comes from the coding sequence ATGCAATTGGGCAAACAGCCACCCAAAATGAAAGACAGGACAAAGGATTTGGGTCTAGTGACATGTTTTTTTTGGGTAACAGAAATTACTAAAAAGCGTCCTATGAAATCTATTCTTGTCAGTGGCAAGTCTATTGAAGGGCTATTAGACACAGGAGCAGATGTTTCCTGtatttctgggaaagactggccCAATTCCTGGCCCACACATACTACTGCAAATAACTTAGTGGGCATCGGGAGAGCTCCTACAGTAGCTCAAAGTGCAAAAATTTTAGACTGGCAATTTGAGGATACCCGTGGAACATTCCAACCGTATATGATTCCTTCGCTGCCCTTCTCGCTGTGGGGGAGAGATGTGCTGTCTCAAATGGGCATGTTACTTTTTAGCCCTGATGATAAAGTAACTTTGCAAATGCTACAAATGGGCTATGACCCTTCAAAAGGGTTAGGTAAACAGCAGACAGGAATAACTGAGCCAATTTGCCCTGCTCCTCTAAAGTTCCGTGCTGGGTTAGGGTATCCAAATTTTTGA
- the LOC138990969 gene encoding LOW QUALITY PROTEIN: endogenous retrovirus group K member 6 Env polyprotein-like (The sequence of the model RefSeq protein was modified relative to this genomic sequence to represent the inferred CDS: inserted 3 bases in 3 codons; deleted 2 bases in 1 codon) gives MSQPLGYRVPRPPRPRKRKGPPLPSLPPPARETPLTSEQLTSGIPDEQGTDPPTKQMSQLHIQDIAPPDPLPHKRRSGRLTQATRNASIPTWGQIKTLCHQARGITSLQGSPTSPEKMFIAMLALLSCQVSASSPTPEKYWAYFPDPPTFQVVTWNSDPLRVHTNQPQLLGGSYTSYTTDEYPINFNFTFXGLADDLPVFFNFPSDIESFIXPPKEGCVGATXKAVLTHSPASGIEHRGRLALWILQARMPGALDPHEFIIHRPPPGYPSCYNTEPSDAIWNTIDDRTGYPIWKSCTYRLRADYRIPGGGNYMIQDWSNSDLDRSPLPLDDFPGRFYNWKKDLVSWPLSITRWHNNRFVSPILSYTTKNRTSWQPEIWRALAATAPISLFRPNSNSTYSVLACVPSPYVFLFTNDSKRLNVHMNYSGGPNIVTCEQCMLSSCLTPQYNVCSFVVLKRPPYLMIPVSVHSYWYDNYGLAVLQQLQDLMRTRRFVGLLILGIAALISAITSVTVAAISLTQQVHTAQYVDSMSKNVSLALATQEAIDRKLEMRVDALEEAVIHIGTELQALKVKMALSCHADYRWICVTPLKVNETDFEWEKIKNHISGIWNSSDISLDLGKLHNQIATLEHSRLDFTAAGTANDFFHTFSNYISGKNILSTFLGYATLAALILLLIIVLPCIVKILRQSIQRLATELHLAVLRNKKGGDARSR, from the exons ATGTCTCAGCCTCTCGGATACCGAGTTCCACGGCCGCCGCGACCCCGAAAGAGAAAAGGGCCTCCTCTGCCTTCGCTCCCCCCGCCAGCACGGGAAACACCACTGACATCGGAGCAACTGACATCAGGGATCCCGGATGAGCAGGGGACGGATCCGCCCACCAAACAGATGTCTCAACTTCACATACAGGATATCGCTCCCCCCGATCCTTTGCCTCACAAAAGGAGGTCAGGCCGCCTGACTCAGGCGACCCggaatgcctccatacctacttggggacaaataaaaacACTCTGCCATCAGGCACGGGGAATAACCTCTTTGCAGGGCTCTCCAACCTCCCCTGAGAAGATGTTTATTGCTATGCTTGCCTTATTATCATGCCAGGTAAGCGCCTCCTCCCCCACTCCTGAAAAGTATTGGGCTTACTTCCCAGACCCTCCAACCTTTCAAGTAGTTACCTGGAACAGTGACCCCCTACGGGTCCACACAAACCAGCCTCAGTTACTGGGAGGGTCATATACTTCCTATACCACAGACGAATATCCTATTAATTTCAATTTTACCT AGGGATTAGCAGATGaccttcctgtt tttttcaacttcccCAGTGATATAGAAAGCTTTA ATCCCCCTAAAGAAGGATGTGTTGGAGCCA AAAAGGCAGTTCTGACTCATTCTCCAGCCTCAGGTATTGAACATAGAGGGCGTCTAGCGCTTTGGATTTTACAGGCTCGTATGCCCGGGGCCCTTGATCCCCACGAATTTATAATCCATAGACCCCCTCCTGGATATCCAAGTTGTTATAATACCGAGCCTTCAGATGCCATATGGAACACTATAGATGATCGTACAGGGTATCCGATTTGGAAATCTTGTACTTATCGTTTAAGAGCTGATTACAGAATACCGGGAGGAGGAAATTACATGATTCAAGATTGGAGTAACTCAGACCTAGATAGGAGCCCATTGCCCCTTGATGACTTTCCCGGCAGATTTTATAATTGGAAGAAAGATTTGGTTTCTTGGCCTTTAAGCATTACTAGATGGCATAATAATCGATTTGTTTCGCCTATATTGTCTTATACAACTAAGAACAGAACCTCTTGGCAGCCAGAAATTTGGAGGGCCCTTGCTGCCACTGCTCCCATTTCCTTATTCCGTCCAAATAgcaattctacttattctgttttagcttgtGTACCCTcgccttatgtttttctctttactaaTGACTCCAAAAGATTAAATGTACAcatgaattattcaggtggacctaaTATCGtaacttgtgaacaatgtatgctttcatcttgtttgACCCCCCAATAtaatgtttgttcttttgttgtGTTGAAACGCCCACCCTATCTCATGATACCTGTGTCTGTGCATTCTTATTGGTATGATAATTACGGTTTGGCTGTATTACAACAACTGCAGGATTTAATGCGAACACGACGGTTTGTGGGCTTACTTATCTTGGGAATAGCAGCTTTGATAAGtgcaattacttctgttactgtggcagcaatatcattgactcaacaagtacaTACTGCTCAATATGTTGATTCTATgtccaaaaatgtttctttagcattggcaacacaggaagctatagacagaaaattagagatgaggGTAGACGCCCTAGAGGAAGCAGTAATACATATTGGGACTGAATTGCAGGCTTTAAAGGTGAAAATGGCATTGTCCTGTCATGCTGACTACCGGTGGATATGTGTAACACCCCTGAAAGTAAATGAGACAGATtttgaatgggaaaagattaaaaaccatatttcAGGTATctggaacagctctgacattaGCTTAGACTTAGGAAAACTTCACAATCAAATAGCAACCCTGGAACACTCCCGATTAGATTTTACTGCCGCTGGAACAGCAAATGATTTCTTCCATACTTTCTCTAActacatttcaggaaaaaatattctgtctaccTTCCTCGGCTATGCTACGTTAGCTGCTTTAATTTTACTTCTAATAATcgttcttccttgtattgtcaagATTCTTCGGCAGAGCATTCAGAGGCTCGCGACTGAGctacatctggctgttttaagaaataaaaaagggggagatgcgaggagccggtga